A genomic window from Vanessa cardui chromosome Z, ilVanCard2.1, whole genome shotgun sequence includes:
- the LOC124543356 gene encoding uncharacterized oxidoreductase YtbE-like, which translates to MAKTVNYGDMNFALKNGINMPAVGLGTYRLNTQELMFQTIDYALASGYRLFDTAPDYGNEKLMRDAFKQLLPKYGLTRKELFITSKLSVHSRGSKFISKAFERSLENLGLDYIDMYLVHFPGPPNSDSRSTKNEALRADTWMAITKLYDESKVNAIGVSNFTLRHLMQLTEIMAIGPMVNQIEWHPYYYQLEMLQYCCDHNIRLQAYCSFGGLSRGHKALMEDPVVKKIAQIYDSTTAQVLLVWALQRGIAVIPKSTSLCHMQQNKNLNFRLSEGDLNALDALSIKNRKYAWDPTGIA; encoded by the exons ATGGCTAAAACAGTGAATTACGGTGATATGAATTTCGCATTAAAGAATGGAATCAATATGCCGGCTGTGGGAT TGGGTACATACCGGCTCAACACTCAGGAGCTCATGTTCCAGACAATAGACTACGCTTTGGCCTCAGGATACCGTCTTTTTG atactgCCCCAGATTACGGGAATGAGAAGCTTATGCGAGACGCATTTAAGCAACTGCTTCCGAAGTATGGCTTGACGCGGAAAGAACTATTCATCACTTCAAAGTTGT CGGTGCATTCGAGGGGAAGTAAATTCATATCCAAAGCCTTCGAAAGATCTCTGGAGAATTTAGGATTAGATTATATCGACATGTATCTCGTCCATTTCCCCGGCCCTCCGAACTCCGATTCTAGGAGTACCAAAAATGAAGCGTTACGCGCGGATACGTGGATGGCAATCACCAAGCTTTACGATGAATCTAAAGTGAATGCTATCGGTGTGTCGAACTTCACACTCAGGCATTTGATGCAACTTACAGAGATCATGGCTATTGGCCCGATGGTCAACCAG ATTGAATGGCATCCATACTACTATCAACTCGAGATGTTGCAATACTGCTGCGACCATAATATCCGCCTGCAGGCATATTGCTCCTTTGGCGGCCTATCGCGTGGCCACAAGGCCTTGATGGAAGACCCCGTCGTGAAGAAAATTGCTCAAATTTACGATTCTACAACAGCTCAAGTTTTACTCGTATGGGCCCTGCAACGCGGAATAGCCGTCATTCCAAAATCTACGAGCCTCTGTCACATGCAGCAAAACAAGAACCTGAACTTCAGACTCTCCGAAGGGGATCTCAACGCCCTCGATGCTCTCAGCATCAAGAATCGAAAATACGCCTGGGACCCGACGGGGATCGCCTGA